The Candidatus Binataceae bacterium sequence CACCTTGACGTTTTTCCGGATATGCAAGGACATCACACTGACTAGATCTTCGACGCCGGCTCGACCCACTCGCGCGCGACCTGCTCCATCTTTGCGACCAACTCGCGCTCGCTCGACGGCGGCGCGAATTCGATCAGGCCCAGCTCGTCGACGCCTAGATCGTGATAGCGCTTGAGATCGTCCTTGGTGATCGGCTTGGTGTAGGGGGAAAGCGCCATGTAGACGTCGGATCGCTTGCGCCCGGCCGCTTTGAGCAGATGGTCGAGAGACTTCAGCTTGTCGGCCGCCTCGGCAGGCGTAAGATTGAAGCCGCACCATCCGTCGCCATACTCCGCAACCCGCTTAAGCGCCGGACCGGTTTCGCCGCCGAACCAGATCGGGATATCGCCGCGGACCGGCTTGGGATAGCTGCGCACGCTGTCGAACTTGTAGAATTCTCCGTTGTAGCTGCTGTGCGGTTTGCGCCAGAGCGCGCGCATCGCGTCGATACACTCGCGCGTGCGCTGCGCGCGCCGCTCCCACGGCACTCCGACCGCCTTGAACTCTTCCTCGAGCCATCCGACGCCCACGCCCAACGTAAAGCGTCCGCCGCTCAGCTGATCGAGCGTCGCAGTCACCTTGGCCAGCACGACCGGATTATGCTCGGGCACCAGGCAGATGCCCGTGACCAGCTTGACCCGCGTGGTATAGGCCGCGGCGTAGGCGAGCGTGGTGAAAGGGTCGGCGAACGGA is a genomic window containing:
- a CDS encoding LLM class F420-dependent oxidoreductase, whose amino-acid sequence is MKIGFFAVGIGHLSRPDMIKTVAVNAERLNFATVWAPEHVVLLDQHISKYPYSKGEFPLPADTPFADPFTTLAYAAAYTTRVKLVTGICLVPEHNPVVLAKVTATLDQLSGGRFTLGVGVGWLEEEFKAVGVPWERRAQRTRECIDAMRALWRKPHSSYNGEFYKFDSVRSYPKPVRGDIPIWFGGETGPALKRVAEYGDGWCGFNLTPAEAADKLKSLDHLLKAAGRKRSDVYMALSPYTKPITKDDLKRYHDLGVDELGLIEFAPPSSERELVAKMEQVAREWVEPASKI